Genomic DNA from Oenanthe melanoleuca isolate GR-GAL-2019-014 chromosome 15, OMel1.0, whole genome shotgun sequence:
ttactacttttGATGCAATTTGGGTGACTGTGTTGGGCACCCTCCAGCCTATGTGTAGTGTCAGGGGTCTTCCAAAGATGTAATGAAGGAGCTACACATCCTATGACCCCTGCTCATTGAAAGTTGGGGAAGTTCATGTCCCTTAGTCACACAGTGATTCATCTGCTCTGTCTGAAGTTAGCTGGCTAGCTGCTCTGAATTGCTCATCTCATTTACCTCAGTTTTAATCAAAGAGGAACAAACTCCTCTGGAGTGCCATTCATCCCACTCGTGTCACCCATGGGCCTCTGTCTGCACTGCTGGCTTGGAGCTGCCAGCTGACATTTGGATGGGTGAAGGAGGTGAGAGGAATGCCCCTTTGTCACTGCTGAAGAATGTGCCcctgagctgctttttcttaCATGGAATTGAGTGAGAACATGCAATTCACTTCTCTTCAAAAACTGCAAAATAGCCCATGTGATGAATCAGCTTTAGATGGGATCCTCAACTCATTCCTCTCGTTCCTGAAATTGCTTAGGTGAAAGGCACTTGTTTTATGGTCCTTTGATCCAATTTAATCATGTTCAAATGAGTGAGTCATGACATTTGTGTAATGGTTGCCCCAGCTCCGAGGTCTGTTCAAATGTAAATGCCAGGCCTCTGAGTTTGGAGCAGGTGTTCTGTGGATgccaccccatccctggagcctGTTTCACTTCCCTATTTATCTGGAAATCACATAAAGACATTGTAGCTTTGTCACTGGTGGTTTCAGACAAGTCAGTGGGTGCCCTGTGTGTGTAATTGGATGGTGAATATTCATGACTCAGGATAACAAATCCATTATTCTTCTTCTGATTGTAGCAACCATGGGGAGTttgtggctgggctgtgcagcaaGGATGTCAAACAGGCCAGCaggctcctgctcagagccctgtaCCTGCTCATGCAGGACCTGGGGCCACTGCCCAACGACATCACCCTGAGCATGAAACTCCTCTACTACAACGATGGTAGGTGGGGAGCAGTGTGTGCCTTGTCTGTAATAAACATGAGTCCTGGGAATAAAATAAAGCATAGAAAAGGTGAGATGGGAGAATCTGTTGGCTGATAGCACTGAGAAATGGTGTAGCACAGTAAACCTTTCTGATGCACAGGGGTGGCAGATGTTTTTAAGAAAGGTTTGAAATCCATATAAGAAGTACAGCTAAGTGGTGTGAGGGAGAAATCCTTCTTCcctggggtttggttttggctttttttttttttttttttactttgtttccttAAGGAACAAGCAATATCAGGTTTTGCTCCAGCACTTTAATGGTATATCAACATCctacagtaattttttctttgagttCCCTGATAACATTTGCTCAGCTCATTTTACCCTTTGCATTCTGTCCCttcctcctaaaaaaaaaaaagcaaaacaacctGGAATATTTTTAGTAGTCGATGTTACTCGAAGCTGgttcataattttctttctaaatcaGACTAAGGAGAGCTGGGACTTGGTTTCCCTGACCTCATGGGGTTCCCTTTCCTTGTGCAGTCACTCCCAAGGATTACCAGCCCCCTGGCTTCAAGGAGGATGGCAGCCCTGGTGACCTGTTGTTTGCTGGGGATCCCATCAGCCTGAAAGTGGGTTCAGTCTCCACTGACTTCCACTTCATGAAAGTCAGAGTGACAACTGAGAAGAAGAGGGTGAGGAAGGCTGACAGCAACCTGATCCAGAAGAATGGCCCTACTGAGATCTCCCACCAAGGGCTGGACTgtgatgaagaggaggaggaggaagagaccACAAAGGTATAGAAATAACTCTGCTAGATTCTCGCTGGAAGAATAGAATTTATCTTGCAAAAACCTCCttaaaagaagcattttcttcATGGATTTACCATTTGGGTGTATTTTATATTAAGACAAAACATCATTTGCTTTACAGAATCACCTTTGCCCTATCAGAGCAGATTCAAATGAGCATGAGTGGGACAGAAGTGACACCAAtccaggcaggaaaacagaacCATCTTCTTTTTGCATTGAAGATACAGGTAAATGCCCAGTTTCCAAACtgaaggagctgtggctgcctctggatctCTAtcagtgcccaaggccaggctggacaggacttggaggagcctgggatagtggaaggtatctctgcccatggcagggggtggaactggattTATTTTAAGGTCTCTTGCCATCCAACctgttccatgattctgtgattctctaatATTTAGGTTTTGGATGAGAAGAGTTTGTCAGGCTGTTTCAGTTTTGTGTCAGATCAGACTGAACTGTAACAAAAGGCTGGTTGATTATGCTTGGTTTGTtaacagaaacatttaattttgtatCAGTGTCATTGCACCTCTTTATCTCAGCAGCTTTTTTGAGATATGGAGGAAATGCCCAGCTCATCAAAACTGGGTTACATTATCTCCCTGTTCAACAAAGCTCTTTTCCTTTAGCTGTTACAATTTGACTTTTGctaataaatacatgaaaatacatgagaaaaaaaaaaaaaaagctttttctgtgcCTTTAGTCAAGCCAGCCTCTGCTATACCATGCTGTGTTTGACCTTTGAGGCTCTGGGATATTGCCTGTGGAACAATACCATCTAGTGACAAAATGGTAAATAGCATTCCTGGGATTGCTGTTTTTCCTACTGCAGTAGGGTAAAGCAGCTTGCCTGCCTGTGAAATCACCTTTGCAGGTCGTTCTCCTACACATTCCCTGATGACTAATAAGGAATTAACTCATCTTGCCACTTTAGTTGCTCTGGGGATTTTTAACAGGATCCTTCCTGCTCCAGACAGTTGCCTGATCTTATGAAACTGGGGTACTTTGGACACCCCCTcaaattttattgaaattgtCTGAAAGGTTAATAAATATTAATCAGGGGAGAtctcccctcctttcccccacccctcACACTTAGGGCATGTCTAGACATAAGCTTTGTTTTCTTAGAACCAGGTTAAAAGGGAGATTATAATTGATATAACTGCTGCAAGCTGATGTTCAGAAGACACTTCATGGTGAAATCTCTCTTTCTAGGAATAAACTGCCACTGCTGGCAGTGTCTGAGAGCAAAGCTTTCACAATTGCATGGGATTTTTGCCTCAGTGGTTTAGTCAGGCTTCCAgattggttttttgtttgtttgtttttggttctttttttttaattaagcacTTTGcagctcatttttctttgctgtttggGTTGCAGGTAGCAAGAACATGAAGAGGGGAATAAAGGAGATGGATGGGATGCCTTGCTCAAGGGCGTGTCAGGAGGTGAGGAAGCTTTAGTGGTTCTGAGATACTCCAGGCACGGGGGAATTCACTGCCATGGATCATTGCATCATCAAAGATGACACAAAATTCACTAACATTAGTGGATTTATTGTTCAGTGTCATGACACTTCGAGGCTACAGAGTAGCAGAGGGATGTAAACATAAACTGGAGGCATTTAGGAAGAAGCTTTCCAGGATCAGTTTATTTCCTCCACCCAGTTTGAGAACTTGATTCTGTTCTCTGGAGTTGGTACCTGTGAGTAACACACACAGACTAAGTTTatctctgtcccagccaggctcGTTTACCTGTGGGTGGTTTTGGATTAAGGGTCTGAAATCACCACCCTATTTTAGGTTTGAAGGGTGTATTTTTTGCCTAATATGGTCTTCACCTCTCCCCTCTTGTTTCCAGACTTTCTTTACATGTGAGTCACAGATACCTAATGAATCCTATCCCTTTTTGGTTACCCCTCTGGGGTAGGAATAATTATCCCCTGGAGGTACTGATCTCTTTTTTGATGGTTGATGGGGCAGTCCAAAGAATTAGCATAGACCAGGTAGGTTGttttaaataagtaaaaaattaaTCCCACCCTGAAGGCTGCCCAGCCAAACCCTGAGTCACCATCAGAGCCCAAACTCGTGGGCATTTGCAGAGGTTTGTTCAGTGACATGGCAAATCTCTGAATACCACCAGGCTTGCCACTTGATCCTCCTCCCATTCAAATTAGCTGAGAATCATGTGAGCTTGAATGGTCAGAAACTGCATCTTTACAGGATAAGTTAACGAGAGTAGGAAATTGCTACTAAAATTTTCCCCGCCTCTGTTGAAAAGAATCCCGGGGTGTCTAACCCAGACAGCAACTGCAGACTGCAACTCACCCTGTCATTCTAAAGGCATCTGCGAGGTATTTGCCTTGACTCTGGATCTTAGAAGTGAACTTCTGTGCCTAGGCTGGTATTTTTCAAACTttaaccacatttttttttttccgtgtCACATCCTCCGCTTTCCCTCTGATCATTGTTTATTCTGTCGTCTGTGAAAACAGGAGCCTTTTTTGTTTGCAGCTCATGGTTGCCCCACTGATTCATGCTCTGACCTTCTTTTGGGGCTGTCACCATGGCCAGCAGAGCACCAGACACCTCTCTCAGCATGTGCATTTCATTAGAATTCAGTAGCAGGAGTGAGAGTGTCTGAAGGTGGTGGAAACAACATTAGTTGCTGAAAAATGGAAGAATCACTTTATCCATCATGTGCTTccaaagactttaaaaaaaaaatcccaagcccTGGGAGATTCTTTTCTTAATGTATTCTTTGATGCTATTTTTAAACCTCTTAGCTTAGAAGCTGGCTAATATTTCACCCAGTTTAGGGAAAAACAAAGTCAAGCCAGTAGTTAGAATCATCACTGTAAAGCCTGCACTAATAAAAATTTGACACTCTTTTCCGTATGAGACGGACTTTCCCTCCTTTTCAGAAGGAAGTGGTTAAAACAAATGACCATTGTGTATTCCATGTGAATCAGGAAGCCAAGCTGGTGGGTGAAGTTTGTCCTGAAAAATGAGGAGAAGCTGGGGTGGATGGGAAGTCTGAGTTAGGTGTTGTCTGACAGGGTCAGGTGTAGGTGAGATGGGGAGGAGCAGACCTGGTGGGGTGTGAATGTGAACACCTTGTTGCCATCCAGACACTATTAATAGTGTTTTCCAGCTCTTGGGTTGGGCTGGGAATGCCAAAATTTTCTGAACTAACTGGAACAATTTGGAGTCTCACAGAAAATTGCTGTCTGCACAAGGATTTTGTATTCAAGAAGTTCTGAGTTCAAAACTGTTACCCACAGTTGCTTTTGGAAATGTGGGTGAGCACatttctgctcttcagctggAGTGGATCCTTCTGATTGCTTGgttaccaaaaataaaaactgggatTGAGTTTATTGGTCATTATCTTGCTGACCTAGAGCTCTTCAGGAAAACCAGGAATGAAAGTATTAAAGGCTTATTTTTGTCTAATCGACATGGGAGCGGCAAAGGATGTGGGTCTGCCAAAAGAGAAGCAGCTCTTCCTGCCCAGTGAGAGCTGGAATTGACCTTTAGGAGTGGTCACAGAGTCTCTGACAAAGGGCTTTGCAGGTTAGGGAAAAATTTCCATGTACTCCACTGGCTTCTTATCTGCTATCTCATGATTGATGATTCTCAGGATCAAATGAGAGATtgccctttcccagcagagcatctctgcaCTTAATCATCCAGAGTTAGGCACCAGCATGCAAAGCAGCTCACCTCTGCTGGCTTCAGGAGTCTTCTGATTGCATCAGCCAAGGGTTTGTCCTCCTGTACTATCTTTGTGCATCTCCCTTCTTTCCACTGACATTTTAGGAGCTGTGAAGAGTTGGGGGAAATAGAGAATTGCTGCCCATTAGTTTAACTTATAGAAACCTGCTGGTGAGAATGACATCCTGCACTGAACTTGGGATAACTTCTGAGTTCTTCAACAAACTCTTCTATCCTCTTGTAAAGAACATCCTTTAATGTCCTTGTCCTGAAAATTGATTTTGGTCAGCTTTGTCTTTGTGTAAGCAAACATGTTGCAGTGGAATGAGTTTGGAAGGAAACAACTCAAAGATGAGTAAAATCTGACCATGTGAACGCCTCTGCAGGCATTTATCTCCCATCAGGAAGCTGTGGGCTGAAGTTCTGGGGTGGTCCTTGGAGCACAGTCTCAGTGTGCAGTGAGGCAACCTTGCAGGGAGCCCTGGctcaccctgagctgggaatggtgtGGCTGTATCAACACAgcaccaggcagctctgcctcccaaGCTTCTGGCTTCATCAGCTGCTGTTagacactgctgctgggctggctgtgcttgTAGGCTGCTGTGGGACATGAGGGAATGTGTTGACACTTGGCATTGTATGGGCATCCCAGTGGGATCAGTGATGGCTCAGGGATTCTGCTCTGGGATTCgctggctgctgtgggagggcTCCTGCCATGTGGATCAGCTCTCCTGATGGGAGCTGTCTGCAACTGAGATGTCTGGGGAAGGTTCATACCTAAGTGTTGTGAATAAGGGCTGCTTCAGACCTCAGAGGACAGTCTGTctggcctccagctgctgctccttgtgcAGAAGACTTGGCTACCTGGCCATGTGCTCTTTCTCCAAGGGACTGTGTGGACACAGACTTCCATGGATGGTGCAGTAATGCCTCTGGTGTGCCAGGGATCATTGTCAGTTACCCTGATAGAGACCTCAGGACCCCTGCCAGTGCCCAAAGGAGCaccaagagagctggagaggctCTTGGAATAAGGGCCTGAAGGCACAGGACAAGGGGCTTCCCACAGCCAGAGGACtgggttagatgggatattgggaaggaattgttcccttGGATGgtggcaggccctggcacaagtgcccagagcagctgtggctgcccctggatccctggcagtgcccaaggccaggctggaaggggcttggagccccctgggctagtggaaggtgtccctgcccatggcagggggtggagtGAGATGAgatttaagatcccttccagcccaaaccactccacagctcctgtgccctgctgagctgcagtgtTGTGCACAGCTTCTTGCTGGCAGTGAAGGTCAGCACAAGTGTGTTCAGCTGCAGAATAACAGCTTGGAGATCAAGACCTTTGTTGTCTGATTTTTCCCAGGCAAACCACGTTCACAAGTGCCATGACAGAAGGCAGTTGAAGGATGAAACCTGCCATGTGCAGAGCAATaggaaagcatttttctgtggCAATGTCATTATCTTGAActtttgcagaagagaaaaaaagcagcaaggtTTATCTCTGTCTGTCTATCAAGAGAGCTGTATCTGATGAGAAGTTCCCAGAACATTTTCTCCTCCAAACCAGCTGAAGCTACACAGACCCAGAATGAAGAGAGAAAGATTCAGAAATGAGCTTGCCTCTCCTTCCTTTGAGCTCAGGCCATGCTGGGAGGAGTGAGACAGGGAGGTCAGGAAATTCCTGGCTTCTCTCAGTTCACGTCAGATCCTTAGCTGTGTCTTGGGGCCATTCATCCCTTCCATGAGTTATCCCTATCTAGCATGCAGGAAACAGTGATCTCTGCATGCAGAGGTGAGGCCTGTCACCTCACAGATCCAGGGAGATTTAACCCTTGCACCCTCAgattccctggctgctcccacaggGACATCTGTGGGAAGACGTGGCGCTTCCGTGCTGGCTGCCATTCCATGTGTTCATGCCATGCATTCTAGCAGCCAGACCCTCTGGAGAGCTCCACATAAATTAAGGTTGGACACATCTAATATCCCATGAGAGGCTGCTGAGTAGCAGCCTAGTAGGCAGAAGGAGTGTGCATTGTCTTTTTCCCCACAGTTAGAGTTGGAATGAGGATTCTGGGAAGTGATTGTGATCCAGCAATGAGAATGTTCATCACAGAAGTAGACAGTATGATTGAGAGCCCTGGAGGAGATTAGCAGGAGAGGTATTGATAATTTTGTCTTCTAACAGGaatttttgaagcttttttttttttttttttttaatactctgGAAAGATCTGTTCACTAGTCTTTTAAAAGCTACAAGACACACAAGGTGCAGAACGGGATGTGAGACAAAAGAGTGGCACTGAATGACAAAGGTTTTATCAGGagctgaggaaaaggaagaggactGGTGATTGTCAGTGATGTGGTGGCATGGTTTCCTGGGCACAAAAACGTGGCAGctttccacagcagcaccacactGAGGGTGTTCCATTGTTCCACCTGCCTAAGTTGGCTTCCACAGTAACCAGCGTGATCCTCCTGCACGGATGGAAATCAGGATGGGTTCCACTGATGTCAGTGTGACCATGGCACTGGAAACTGATGGGAGCCCAGTGCTGGGGTTTAACCACAGAGGTCAGCAGGACCAGCTGGGCATCAGCAGGGCCAACCaacctgctcagagcacagggaaaggaggagctTTCTCCTCAGGACCTTGTCCTCTCAGGTTGTGCATGTCTCCAAGGAAGGAGGCTCCACAACTTTCCTGGATGACTTTTACCACTCCTTGGTTGCCCTCAcaataaaagaattaaaagtttGTCCTTATGCTTAAATGGAATTTCTTGTATTTCCCTGGAAGTGCTTGAGGCCAGGTTAGATGGGgcatggagcagcctgggctagtggaaagtgtccctgctgaCAGGGGAGTGGAATGAGgtgagctttaagatcccttctaacctaaaccattctgggaATCTGTGATTCTGTCGTTTCAGTTCATGTCCATCTCCTCTCATCCTTTCACTGACACCGTGCTGTGACCCTGGctttttgctgtgctttggagCACGGAGCAGCCAGCTGTCAGTGAGCAGGCAGGAATTAGGTCTTAGGGGACCAATCTGAGGAGTCACTGGCCTGATGTTGGAAGTGACAAGAGTTTGCTGTGCTGTTGAGTCAGTGGTAGCTGCAGCTGAAATCACAGGATGCCTCAGGTCACTCTGATTAACATCCCTGATGATGAGAGTCCCCTGCACAAACTGTGTTGTCCTGACACCTGGGGGTTGCTCTGCCTTATTTCAGCAGCTCAGTCTTGTATCTCAGCCCTTATTCTTCCAGCTTGCTCGATGGAACCGCGCTTCTTTTGACATTCATGTGCTTGTGAATTTGTGGGGATAGTTACAAGGTACCAAACAAAACCCTCCGTGTCCTGGACAAAGGGAACTCTTCTGAGGGCATAAAATTTGCCAAGTGCCAAAGCCCAGCATGGGGCAGGCCAGGGACAAAAAGGGACACAGCTGAATGCTCTTGTGCAATTTTAGCTGCTCTGCATAGGATGCCTTGGGAAGCAAAGGACATGTCAGGAGAGCTGTAAATTTTCTTCAATTTATGCTGGGAATTTTTGGCCAGAATatgtggggacactggggattgCAAATTGCAGAGCACAAAACTGGGTCCTGATTGTGTCTATCTAAGAATAGCAGTGTGGCTGTGGTCTGCTCACTCTGTTTCGTCCACCAGTCTGCCTTGGGAAGGCTTTAATCTAAGTCTAATCTATTTTTAGCCTGATATCTTCTCCAGACAACGCACAGCTGTCCTGTGAGTTTTATGCCAGAAATTAGTAACACTTGTATGATTCACAAGTTAGCTGTAGTTCTACAGGAAAACTCCTGCAGCAGAATATTGCTTTTCTACACGTAGTAAAACAGGAGATTCAAACTCACTCTGTGTTCATGGTATGACCCAGACCCTGAACTCTGCCTTGGACTCACAGTCAGGAGGtcgtggagctgctgctgcctttgctgcttgCTCTGGGCTGGTCCCACCTGTCAGCATGGTCCCTTTTTAGGGTGAGGGTGCAAGGGGCTGCACCTTGTCCTACCTGCTTGTACAGCACCTGGTCATCCATGGGGCTGAGGTTGTgcaagaggaaaagcagcattcttACAGCCCAAGCTCTGACATCAGTTATTCAAGTGAAGCATCTCAGTACATGGGAAAAATTAGAATTAATGAACTTCTGGAGGCTTTGATTGTATGTTTAATCAATGGGAGGGATTTCCTGCTTCTCACCACACTGTTGAAGAGGTTTACTTTCTGCTTCAAGTCAAATAAGCACATGTTGGATCTGACTTAATCCCCTTTAGAGCAGTTTTTCTGGGGAAGAAGCTGGAGTGTTTGGTTAAGGATGGGAGCTGAAGTTGGACTTGGGGTCTGTTCCTGGCTGCGAGCTCCTACGTGAtcttgggcagggacaggccaggACATGCTGGCTTCAGTGGAATACCTCTCACTGTTGACATCTGATTCGTTGCATGGGTGAATAGTGCTTCTCTAGAGCCCTCCATGGCTTCCTTGGATGTTTTCACTCCTCATCTCAGGTTCCTGTGAGGTGCTCATGCTGACTGTGGTAAAGGGCAGGACTGTGGGGAGCTGGAGTGCAAGCAGCTGCTCATCGTGGCTATTTCTCCACCTCACAAGTATCCCATCCATGCAGGAAATTCTGGAGGAATAGCAAAGGGACAAAACCTTCACTGAGTAGCTTTCTGGGCTGTGGAAGATCCATTCCTCAGCAGAGCAAATGAAAGCACCAGCTCTAGCTAGGTTTAGGCTAAAACAGAAGGAGGTGATGGATCTGGGAGGCTGGGAATGGTGCCCCTGCTTtgtggtgtggccagcaggacagggtACAAACCCAGCAGTGTTTGCACTTCAGAGGTTtcaaatgcagcatttcttcctctgagcccttcacttaaaaaaaaaattaggaatcaAATGGGTTAAAACAATGCCAGGGAGAGGAAGGTAAATAGCTACCAAAAATGAGAATTGGAGCAGCTGAGTGTCAGGTGAGGAGCTGTAACACAAAGCCATTCATGGCTCTGAACTCAAGCAAACACCTTGGGCAGCCTTGGAAAGCTCTGTCAGCCTGACTGTGCAGGATGAGGGAGAACCTGCCCAGCCCACTTTGGCACATTCTTGTTTTCTCCGTTTTTAGGGAAAGGAAATTGTACTTTTGCATTAAGCAACATTGTATTGCTCATAAtgaagaggagggaagaaaaacaatttgaaaCACGATAGAGAGGCGAAGTGAGGCTGCTTCAAAGTATTTTGCTGTTAATCCCTAATCAGAGCTATTTCACACATTAGAAAGCCCATTGCTATGCAGAGATTGCCGAAGCCTCATTCCAAGGTCAGATGGAAAGCAAGCCTTGGTGACGTGAGCGGGGAATTCTATAATGACCACATCTTGTAATCTGGAGACCTTGTGCTCATCCCCGGGATGTGTTCTGGAACAGCTCTTCATTAACTCCTTGTGCTTCCCCTGCTGCAGTTCCGGGGTTCCTCTGCCTTGCCGTGACACTAGAGGGAGGTACTCCTGTTCGGGAGCAGGAATTCTCTTAGCACTCCGTTCACCTCACTGCCATCCAAGTGAAGTTTGTTTTGGAGGAGAAGCTCTGTGCCGTGGTGTGtcccctcagctcagctccagtGAGAGGGGCCACATTGCCAGACTGTGCTTTGTCCCTTCTGGGTGGGCGACAGCACACgttgctctcagcagctccGGGTTATTATTGTAGAAATGCAAATATGTGACATGATAAGGAGGATAAGTGAGTTtgtcccctggcacagccaacACTTCAGCTGTTGTCCTGCCTGTCCATCTCCCTGTGGTCTGTCTGAAGTGTCTGTTCCATTGACTCACTTATATTCTCACACAtatttatctgtgttttttaaCCTCTTGGTTTGCAGGCTTGCAGAGAATTTCTGGGAGAGGTTTGTGTCATTCTGAGGGAAGTTAAGCCTTTTGGGAAAAAGCTTGCTTGGTTTAGTTATTTTTCAGAGACTCACAGGTAGTTTTGAAGACTGAGATTGACCAGCTCACACTGAATTCCCTGATGTACAAACAGAGGGACTGTCTGTCTTCTCTTCAAAGGCTGTGACCACAAATTTGACCTAAGTACCCCCTTCTTTTCCATATGTTATGATTATCTGAGGTTGGTGGAGAAACAAATGCCATATCAGCTATTATATTCCTCAAAGATCTCCTTGCTCCTGCTATTCTCTGTCAGTGATGGGGAGACAGGTCCTGTCCCCTTGCCACCAAacccagtccctgtccctgaagCTGAACCTGTTGCTTGCACAACTCTTACATTCCCATCCAGTACTCCAGTTTTGATTCCTTGCCTAATTGCGTTTCTGGAGAACAGGATCACACCAAGCAGAGCCAAGAGGATCCAGGCACACACATGACACTTTTGGAAGCTGTGCTTTTTAACTCATGTTGCAGGAGCGTGCCAGTGAGAATGATCCCTGTTTCTGATGGTTCTTACAGATAAACCTCCTGAACCTTGCCTTCAGCCAGGAAGAGGTAATAGGACCcgagaagaaaaggaaggtcAGTGAACCAAAGAAGCTCCCTCTGAACAGCAGGAAATTATGTTCATTCTGACACACAATACATCTGGAAGGTGTGAGTTTCCATTGTCATCTGACTGGTGCAGACCAGTGTTTAACTCTTCCCCATCCCATGTGTATTTCTGcatgtttatttgtttcatgAAAACTCTGGGTTGCCAGAGACAGCAACACCAGAACTGTCACAGCATTGTCAACCAGCTGCACTTGTTTGGTGTTCTTAAGTTGAGGATTTATCATTCCACATGAATGGTGTCTGTGTGCttctttctgcctctctccTTCACACCCCCTGCCCCTCAATGGATAAAATCCTCTCTTCTGGGGGGCTGCACTGTCCTATGCCACTCTGTCACCCTATTTAGTGGCATCATTTACAGATGAACTCATCTGTAGGCAGCATGTCTCATGATCCACCACATTGTGCTTAACTTCATCCTTTCTGCTGTTTCCGGAACgtaagatttctttttcaaagcAAGGGTCTTATCTCTACTGAGTGCAGAGATAAACTAATCTGTACACATTTTCTGCTGGTGCTGGATGTTtaggtttttcttctgactcTGCAAAGTAGTGTTGCCATGACCGTATTATCAGCTTGTTTCTAAACCAGCACCCCACTGTGTGCCGAGGGGCTCTGCAGTTGTGTGATATAAATTGTGTTGCAATACCCCCAGTTTAGAACCAGCTGGAAAAAAGATACCTGGTGGCTGCAAATGCAGGTAAGAAGAACAACACATGACAAGTATCTGATCCATAGAGTCTGGAGCTGTCATCTGCTGTGGCAGTGTCCAAGATTGGCTGCAGACATCAG
This window encodes:
- the HORMAD2 gene encoding HORMA domain-containing protein 2 isoform X2, translated to MAAQQLLKQKKKPSKEAVLFPESITTEQQSLVLVKRLLAISVSCITYMRGLFPESSYGTRYLDDLCLKILREDKSCLGSLQIVKWIQGCFDALEKQYIYTNPETVTEMYQFKFKYKKKVPQMDISSNHGEFVAGLCSKDVKQASRLLLRALYLLMQDLGPLPNDITLSMKLLYYNDVTPKDYQPPGFKEDGSPGDLLFAGDPISLKVGSVSTDFHFMKVRVTTEKKRVRKADSNLIQKNGPTEISHQGLDCDEEEEEEETTKNHLCPIRADSNEHEWDRSDTNPGRKTEPSSFCIEDTGSKNMKRGIKEMDGMPCSRACQEINLLNLAFSQEEVIGPEKKRKVSEPKKLPLNSRKLCSF
- the HORMAD2 gene encoding HORMA domain-containing protein 2 isoform X1; this translates as MAAQQLLKQKKKPSKEAVLFPESITTEQQSLVLVKRLLAISVSCITYMRGLFPESSYGTRYLDDLCLKILREDKSCLGSLQIVKWIQGCFDALEKQYLHVAVLAIYTNPETVTEMYQFKFKYKKKVPQMDISSNHGEFVAGLCSKDVKQASRLLLRALYLLMQDLGPLPNDITLSMKLLYYNDVTPKDYQPPGFKEDGSPGDLLFAGDPISLKVGSVSTDFHFMKVRVTTEKKRVRKADSNLIQKNGPTEISHQGLDCDEEEEEEETTKNHLCPIRADSNEHEWDRSDTNPGRKTEPSSFCIEDTGSKNMKRGIKEMDGMPCSRACQEINLLNLAFSQEEVIGPEKKRKVSEPKKLPLNSRKLCSF